The Anas platyrhynchos isolate ZD024472 breed Pekin duck chromosome Z, IASCAAS_PekinDuck_T2T, whole genome shotgun sequence genome includes a window with the following:
- the LOC140000819 gene encoding uncharacterized protein codes for MRHYVLFNPLKPEDLSLIKELTRKEIAQVWNSTCRYIRRQLLQKKAVNIGIGTFAVVSAKTTGADGKAMVVRKPIFKPCRFMKIFYKLKCAESRIPIETFIDPLDIEKIAAHIYFRPQIVEQCIHETLLLYAGGLLDNQDVEFFFKGIGILTVRRRVVTMNYYTDFLLDVDDTRNMREALLTNSKMMDMLAFNGKNRYTRISGNTFLTLPTLILRDPRRKAVCIKPRRDPQPWGMGGRKLSVLDPVVMARRRVSQAKRAEKKRKEEADKQREQARFLPPIHERSEEELKKPTPSAYQRSSIIPACYKDTPPMKYFCQILKCTRVPTHIVRNEYDQMLKRRIKDKLKGQMPTSLKAPKGWQQVPQQPRTAQKKFLPPIYEESEEELKKPTPPAHAKPRTPEHGAFAQDTSTPGARSVRAKIEERRLRILKAHKMKNLEAETWNQYDSTLQKLMMEHKQKNFHQPMEHDQRPSFQLRMEYNEKLKERMNQNDKGQSGASLKAPEGRQEEPQPLRRAQSEFLPPIPGRSEEELKKPTPPAHPKPKTPECQDNPQDPPTSRWRSVRAQMEERRYRILMAHKRTELEDEIGGEYDAILRSRSRERKQNPVYHLLEGDQRPSSIVRREYDKKVKDRMKENVKGQSPASKKAPDASKEETKPTKATQTEFLPPIPGRSEEELKKPKPPAYPQTKPREHLSFAAQKTATSGVHYMRVLTEEKREQALMAHRLKTRQAEAWKEYDSKTQKLLFERRKNPINSLQMCDRRPSFHMRKEYDEKLKERMMPVSGQIKSAGAGCQLD; via the exons ATGAGGCACTACGTGCTGTTCAACCCCTTGAAGCCTGAGGACCTTTCATTAATTAAGGAGCTCACCAGGAAAG AAATCGCCCAAGTGTGGAATAGTACGTGCAGATACATCAGAAGGCAGCTGTTGCAGAAGAAG GCGGTGAATATTGGAATCGGGACATTTGCCGTTGTGTCAGCGAAGACCACTGGTGCGGATGGCAAGGCTATGGTTGTCCGGAAACCCATATTCAAGCCCTGCAGGTTCATGAAGATATTTTACAAGCTCAAGTGTGCTGAGAGCAGAATTCCTA TCGAGACATTCATTGATCCGCTGGACATTGAGAAAATTGCCGCACACATCTACTTCCGACCACAAATAGTAGAGCAGTGCATCCACGAGACCCTGCTTCTCTACGCTGGTGGCCTCTTGGACAACCAGGATGTGGAATTCTTCTTCAAGGGCATTGGCATTCTTACTGTGCGAAGAAGAGTGGTCACCATGAACTATTACACTGATTTCCTGCTGGACGTGGATGACACACGCAATATGCGTGAAGCTCTTCTCACG AACTCCAAGATGATGGATATGCTTGCCTTCAACGGCAAAAACAGATATACTCGCATCAGTGGAAATACGTTCCTCACACTACCAAC GCTTATACTTCGGGACCCACGACGCAAAGCAGTTTGCATCAAGCCCAGAAGGGATCCGCAGCCTTGGGGCATGGGTGGCCGAAAAT TGAGTGTGCTGGACCCGGTGGTGATGGCTCGGAGGAGGGTTTCTCAAGCCAAGagggcagagaagaaaagaaaggaggaggcaGACAAGCAGCGTGAACAAGCCAG ATTCCTGCCACCAATTCATGAGAGGTCTGAGGAGGAGCTGAAGAAACCAACACCTTCAGCTTATCAACGGTCATCCATAATCCCGGCTTGTTATAAGGACACTCCACCAATG aaatatttctgccaaATACTCAAGTGCACACGAGTTCCTACCCACATCGTGAGAAACGAGTATGATCAGATGCTGAAGCGGAGAATAAAGGACAAGTTGAAAGGCCAAATGCCTACGAGCCTGAAGGCACCAAAGGGGTGGCAGCAAGTGCCACAGCAACCGAGGACAGCACAGAAAAA ATTCCTGCCACCAATTTATGAGGAATCTGAGGAGGAGCTGAAGAAGCCAACACCTCCAGCTCATGCAAAGCCTAGGACACCTGAGCACGGGGCTTTTGCTCAGGACACTTCAACACCG GGAGCGCGCTCTGTACGCGCTAAGATAGAAGAAAGAAGGCTCCGCATACTGAAGGCCCATAAGATGAAAAATCTTGAGGCTGAAACATGGAACCAATATGATTCCACGCTTCAAAAGCTGATGATGGAGCACAAGCAG aaAAACTTTCACCAGCCGATGGAGCATGACCAACGTCCTTCATTCCAACTGAGAATGGAGTACAATGAGAAGCTGAAGGAGAGGATGAATCAGAATGACAAAGGCCAGAGCGGTGCGAGCCTGAAGGCACCAGAGGGGAGGCAGGAAGAGCCACAGCCCCTGAGGAGAGCACAGTCAGA ATTCCTGCCACCAATTCCTGGGAGGTCTGAGGAGGAGCTGAAGAAACCAACCCCTCCAGCTCATCCAAAGCCTAAGACCCCTGAGTGCCAGGATAATCCTCAGGACCCTCCAACATCG AGGTGGCGCTCTGTGCGTGCTCAGATGGAAGAAAGACGGTACAGAATACTCATGGCCCACAAGCGCACAGAGCTTGAAGATGAAATCGGTGGGGAATATGATGCAATCCTACGGAGTAGGAGCAGAGAGCGAAAACAG aaCCCTGTCTACCACCTCCTGGAGGGTGACCAACGTCCTTCGAGCATTGTAAGAAGGGAGTATGACAAGAAGGTGAAGGACAGGATGAAAGAGAATGTCAAAGGCCAAAGCCCTGCAAGTAAGAAGGCACCAGATGCCTCGAAGGAAGAGACAAAGCCAACGAAGGCAACACAGACAGA ATTCCTGCCACCAATTCCTGGGAGGTCTGAGGAGGAGCTGAAGAAGCCAAAACCTCCAGCTTACCCACAGACTAAACCCCGTGAGCACCTGTCTTTTGCTgctcagaaaacagcaacatCG GGAGTGCACTATATGCGTGTTCTAACAGAGGAAAAACGGGAACAAGCGCTGATGGCCCACAGGCTCAAAACACGACAAGCTGAAGCGTGGAAAGAATATGATTCCAAGACGCAGAAGCTGCTCTTTGAACGAAGAAAG aaCCCCATCAACTCCTTGCAGATGTGTGACCGACGTCCTTCCTTCCACATGAGAAAAGAATACGATGAGAAGCTGAAGGAGAGGATGATGCCTGTCAGTGGCCAAATAAAGAGTGCTGGTGCGGGCTGCCAGCTGGACTGA